The sequence GTTCGCCCAGGCCGGCAATGCCGACGCGCATCGTGTCGCCGGCGCGCAGGTACCACGGCTCGGGCTTCTGCCCCAGGCCGACGCCGGGCGGCGTGCCGGTGCTGATCACGTCGCCGGGGTTCAGCGTCATGAAGCGGCTGATGTAGGACACCAGCTGTTCGATGCGGAACACGATCTGGTCGGTATTGCTGTCCTGCACCCGGCGGCCGTTCACCTCGAGCCACAGCGGCAGCGCATGCGGGTCCGGCACCTCGTCGCGGGTCACCAGCCAGGGGCCGATCGGCGAGAAGGTGTCGCAGCCCTTGCCCTTGTCCCACTGGCCGGCGCGCTCGAGCTGGAACTCGCGTTCGGAGATGTCGTTGACCACCACGTAGCCGGCCACGTGGTCGAGCGCTTCGGCCTCCTCGACGTAGCGCGCGGTGCGGCCGATCACCACGCCGAGCTCCACCTCCCAGTCGGTCTTGACCGAGTCGCGCGGGATCACCACCTGGTCGTCCGGGCCGATGATCGAGCTGGTCGCCTTCATGAACAGCACCGGCTCGGGCGGGATCGGCATGCCCGATTCGGCGGCGTGGTCGGCGTAGTTGAGGCCGACGCAGACGATCTTGCCGATGCCGGCCAGCGGGCAGCCGATGCGCGCGCCGGGCTCGGCCAGGGGCAGCCGTTCGACGTCGAGCGCGGCCAGCGCGGCCAGCGTGCGCGGCGCGAGCTGGGCCGGGCCAGGTCGGGCAGCAGCATCGAGAGGTCGCGGACCCGGCCGTCGCGATCGAGGATGCCGGCCTTCTCGGAGCCGGCGGGGCCGTAGCGGAGCAGTTTCATGGGGACTCTCTGTATCCAGTTTCAAAATCGGTCGGCGCCGCATGCTCTTGTAGGAGCGGCTTCAGCCGCGAATGGTGGAGATGCCACCGGCGCTTTCGCGGCTGAAGCCGCTCCTACGGAGGGCGCATCGGCGCCGATGCGTTCAATCCATGTGGAACACCCGTTCCATCGGCGCCCAGTGCTCGCCCTCGGCGCGGCTCTCAAGCGGCGCCTGGCACGGCCCGCACAGCGCCCACCAGCGGCGGGTGGCCTCGCGTTCGGCGATCCTGCGCATGTCGGCGGCGAAATCGTCGCCGTGGTACTCCCAGTAACCGAACAGCAGGTTCTCCGGCTCGCGCAGGAAGATGCTGTAGTTGCGGACCTTGGCCGCCGCGAGGCAGGCCAGGATCTCGGGCCAGACCGCCGCGTGCAGCCGCTTGTATTCGGCGATGTGCTCCGGCCGGATGCCGATCACCATGCCCATCCGTTGCATCGATGTTTCCTTCCTACCTGTAGAGACTGTCATCTCCGTCAAGCGGCAGCGAGAAGCGCAACCAAGGGACTTTCACCGCAGAGGACGCCGAGGACGCGGAGAAAGGCAGACTGATCGGTAGAGCAGTTGCTCGCCCCGATATACAGCCCTGTGCGAGCGGACCTTCCTCCGTGTCCTCGGCGTCCTCCGCGGTGCATCTTTTCGTCCATCGCTCCAGCAAATCCCCCAGTTCCCCCAACCATTCGCGGCTAAAGCCGCTCCTACGGCCCCGTCCCTATTCGACCGCCAGCCGGTAGAACGCCGCCGCATTGGCGCCCGGATGCCGTCCACGCCGGTGCGGCCGGCCAGCAGCGCCTCGGTCGCCGCGCACCAGGCGGCGTAGTCGGCCACCTCGTTCAGCACCGGCCAGTCGCTGCCCCACATCAGCCGCTCGGGCCCGAACCAGCCGAGCAGGCAGGCGAGGTAGGCCTGCAGCGGCGCGCCGCGCCAGCCCGGCCCGGCCTCGGTCGCCAGGCCCGACAGCTTGCAGTGCACATTGGGCAGCGCCGCCAGCGCGGCCATGCCCTGGCGCCAGTCCGCCGCCGGGCGGCAGCAGCGGCCGGCTTGGCGGCATGGTCGATCACCACCGGCAGGCGGCGATGGCGGCGGGCGAAGCGCAGCAGG is a genomic window of Chitinimonas koreensis containing:
- a CDS encoding fumarylacetoacetate hydrolase family protein, with translation MKLDTESPHETAPLRPRRLREGRHPRSRRPGPRPLDAAARPGPAQLAPRTLAALAALDVERLPLAEPGARIGCPLAGIGKIVCVGLNYADHAAESGMPIPPEPVLFMKATSSIIGPDDQVVIPRDSVKTDWEVELGVVIGRTARYVEEAEALDHVAGYVVVNDISEREFQLERAGQWDKGKGCDTFSPIGPWLVTRDEVPDPHALPLWLEVNGRRVQDSNTDQIVFRIEQLVSYISRFMTLNPGDVISTGTPPGVGLGQKPEPWYLRAGDTMRVGIAGLGEQRQTCVEWTR
- a CDS encoding L-rhamnose mutarotase — encoded protein: MQRMGMVIGIRPEHIAEYKRLHAAVWPEILACLAAAKVRNYSIFLREPENLLFGYWEYHGDDFAADMRRIAEREATRRWWALCGPCQAPLESRAEGEHWAPMERVFHMD
- a CDS encoding amidohydrolase family protein — encoded protein: MHCKLSGLATEAGPGWRGAPLQAYLACLLGWFGPERLMWGSDWPVLNEVADYAAWCAATEALLAGRTGVDGIRAPMRRRSTGWRSNRDGAVGAALAANGWGNWGICWSDGRKDAPRRTPRTRRKVRSHRAVYRGEQLLYRSVCLSPRPRRPLR